In the genome of Globicephala melas chromosome 3, mGloMel1.2, whole genome shotgun sequence, one region contains:
- the HOOK2 gene encoding protein Hook homolog 2 isoform X6: protein MRVSAHLVADVPCPAPLYQPPGTEQWPRSSLCAEPDVNNLKTILQSLVEYSQDVLGHPILEQHLPDVSLIGEFSDPEELGKLLQLVLGCAISCEKKQEHIQRIMTLEESVQHVVMEAIQELMTKDTSDSLSPETYGNFDSQSRRYYFLSEEADEGDELRQRCLDLERQLVLLSEEKQSLVQENEVLRERVGRSEGEGATGLTSKKLLLLQSQLEQLQEENFRLESGREDERVRCAELEREVAELQQRNQELTSLAQEAQALKDEMDELRQSSERAGQLEATLSSCRRRLGELRELRRQVRQLEERNAGHAERTRQLEEELRRAGSLRAQLEAQRRQVQELQGQRQEEAMKAEKWLFECRNLEEKYELVSKEKERLLAERDSLREANEELRCAQLQPRGLTQADPSLDPTSPAVENLAAEILPAELRETLLQLQLENKRLCQQEAADRERQEELQRHLEEANRARHGLEMQHRLNQQQLSELRAQVEDLQKALQEQGGKTEDSTLLKRKLEEHLQKLHEADLELQRKREYIEELEPPADSSTARRIEELQHNLQKKDADLRAMEERYRRYVDKARTVIQTLEPKQRPPGGAPPELHTLRTQLRERDVRIRHLEVGVLVPSHCPQHIQVLDYCLLSRWTLRRVEVSESRKKSCSSVPGIIWAWLCSSEPGKSGHLPMPSHSWHSSGWPPMLAADPWDA from the exons ATGCGGGTCTCTGCTCACCTGG TTGCAGACGTTCCATGTCCCGCCCCCCTGTACCAGCCCCCAGGAACTGAGCAGTGGCCTCGCAGTAGCCTATGTGCTGAACCAGAT gTCAACAATCTGAAGACAATCTTACAGAGCCTGGTGGAGTACTCCCAGGAT GTCCTGGGGCATCCCATTTTGGAGCAGCACCTTCCAGATGTGAGCCTTATTGGCGAGTTCTCCGACCCAGAAGAGCTTGGCAAGCTGCTTCAGCTGGTGCTGGGCTGTGCTATCAGTTGCGAGAAGAAGCAGG AGCACATCCAGAGAATCATGACGCTAGAGGAATCAGTTCAGCATGTGGTGATGGAAGCCATCCAGGAG CTCATGACCAAAGACACCTCTGACTCCCTGTCACCGGAAACATATGGGAACTTTGATAGCCAG TCCCGTAGGTACTACTTCCTGAGTGAGGAGGCTGACGAGGGTGACGAGCTGCGGCAGCGCTGTCTGGACCTGGAGCGGCAG CTGGTACTACTGTCAGAGGAGAAGCAGAGCCTGGTTCAGGAAAATGAGGTGCTGAGGGAGCGGGTGGGCCGGTCCGAGGGTGAGGGTGCCACCGGCCTCACTTCCAAGAAGCTGCTACTGCTGCAGTCCCAGCTGGAGCAGCTGCAGGAAGAGAACTTCAG gctggaGAGCGGCAGGGAGGACGAGCGCGTGCGCTGTGCTGAGCTGGAACGGGAGGTCGCCGAGCTGCAGCAGCGGAACCAGGAGCTGACCAGCCTGGCCCAGGAGGCACAGGCCCTGAAGGATGAAATGGATGAACTTCG GCAGTCGTCAGAGCGCGCAGGGCAGCTGGAGGCCACGCTGAGCAGCTGCCGGCGCCGCCTGGGCGAGCTGCGGGAGCTGCGGCGGCAGGTGCGGCAGCTGGAGGAGCGCAACGCCGGCCACGCAGAGCGCACGCGGCAGCTGGAGGAAGAGCTGCGCCGGGCCGGCTCCCTGCGCGCCCAGCTAGAGGCGCAGCGGCGGCAG GTTCAGGAATTGCAGGGCCAGCGGCAGGAGGAGGCCATGAAGGCCGAGAAATGGCTATTCGAGTGCCGCAATCTGGAAGAAAAGTATGAGTTGGTGTCAAAGGAGAAGGAG CGGCTGCTGGCAGAACGGGACTCCCTGCGGGAGGCCAATGAGGAGCTGCGCTGCGCCCAGTTGCAGCCTCGCGGGCTGACCCAAGCCG ACCCTTCACTGGATCCCACCTCACCGGCTGTGGAAAACTTAGCAGCCGAGATCCTACCTGCGGAGCTCAG GGAGACACTCCTACAGCTTCAGCTGGAGAACAAGCGCCTGTGCCAGCAGGAGGCGGCCGACCGGGAACGGCAGGAGGAGCTGCAGCGCCACCTGGAGGAGGCCAACCGCGCGCGCCACGGCCTGGAGATGCAGCACCG GCTGAACCAGCAGCAGCTGTCGGAGCTGCGGGCCCAGGTGGAGGACCTGCAGAAGGCCCTGCAGGAGCAGGGGGGCAAGACTGAAGAT TCAACCCTGCTGAAGAGGAAGCTGGAGGAGCATCT GCAGAAGCTGCATGAGGCAGATCTGGAGCTGCAGCGGAAGCGCGAGTACATCGAGGAGCTAGAGCCCCCTGCCGATAGCAGCA CAGCCCGGCGTATCGAGGAGCTGCAGCACAACCTGCAGAAGAAGGACGCGGACTTGCGGGCCATGGAGGAGCGGTACCGCCGCTACGTGGACAAGGCGCGCACA GTCATACAGACCCTGGAACCCAAGCAGCGGCCACCTGGGGGGGCTCCTCCGGAACTCCACACCCTGAGGACACAGCTTCGAGAGCGGGATGTCCGCATCCGGCACCTGGAGGTGGGTGTCCTTGTCCCTTCTCACTGTCCTCAGCATATCCAGGTCCTTGACTATTGCCTCCTTAGCAGATGGACTTTGAGAAGAGTCGAAGTCAGCGAGAGCAGGAAGAAAAGCTGCTCATCAGTGCCTGGTATAATATG GGCATGGCTCTGCAGCAGCGAGCCGGGGAAGAGCGGGCACCTGCCCATGCCCAGTCATTCCTGGCACAGCAGCGGCTGGCCACCAATGCTCGCCGCGGACCCCTGGGACGCCTAG
- the HOOK2 gene encoding protein Hook homolog 2 isoform X5 produces the protein MSVDKAELCGSLLTWLQTFHVPPPCTSPQELSSGLAVAYVLNQIDPSWFNEAWLQGISDDPGPNRRLKVNNLKTILQSLVEYSQDVLGHPILEQHLPDVSLIGEFSDPEELGKLLQLVLGCAISCEKKQEHIQRIMTLEESVQHVVMEAIQESRRYYFLSEEADEGDELRQRCLDLERQLVLLSEEKQSLVQENEVLRERVGRSEGEGATGLTSKKLLLLQSQLEQLQEENFRLESGREDERVRCAELEREVAELQQRNQELTSLAQEAQALKDEMDELRQSSERAGQLEATLSSCRRRLGELRELRRQVRQLEERNAGHAERTRQLEEELRRAGSLRAQLEAQRRQVQELQGQRQEEAMKAEKWLFECRNLEEKYELVSKEKERLLAERDSLREANEELRCAQLQPRGLTQADPSLDPTSPAVENLAAEILPAELRETLLQLQLENKRLCQQEAADRERQEELQRHLEEANRARHGLEMQHRLNQQQLSELRAQVEDLQKALQEQGGKTEDSTLLKRKLEEHLQKLHEADLELQRKREYIEELEPPADSSTARRIEELQHNLQKKDADLRAMEERYRRYVDKARTVIQTLEPKQRPPGGAPPELHTLRTQLRERDVRIRHLEVGVLVPSHCPQHIQVLDYCLLSRWTLRRVEVSESRKKSCSSVPGIIWAWLCSSEPGKSGHLPMPSHSWHSSGWPPMLAADPWDA, from the exons ATGAGCGTGGACAAGGCCGAGCTATGCGGGTCTCTGCTCACCTGG TTGCAGACGTTCCATGTCCCGCCCCCCTGTACCAGCCCCCAGGAACTGAGCAGTGGCCTCGCAGTAGCCTATGTGCTGAACCAGAT AGACCCTTCCTGGTTCAACGAGGCATGGCTCCAGGGCATCTCAGACGACCCAGGTCCCAACCGGAGGTTGAAG gTCAACAATCTGAAGACAATCTTACAGAGCCTGGTGGAGTACTCCCAGGAT GTCCTGGGGCATCCCATTTTGGAGCAGCACCTTCCAGATGTGAGCCTTATTGGCGAGTTCTCCGACCCAGAAGAGCTTGGCAAGCTGCTTCAGCTGGTGCTGGGCTGTGCTATCAGTTGCGAGAAGAAGCAGG AGCACATCCAGAGAATCATGACGCTAGAGGAATCAGTTCAGCATGTGGTGATGGAAGCCATCCAGGAG TCCCGTAGGTACTACTTCCTGAGTGAGGAGGCTGACGAGGGTGACGAGCTGCGGCAGCGCTGTCTGGACCTGGAGCGGCAG CTGGTACTACTGTCAGAGGAGAAGCAGAGCCTGGTTCAGGAAAATGAGGTGCTGAGGGAGCGGGTGGGCCGGTCCGAGGGTGAGGGTGCCACCGGCCTCACTTCCAAGAAGCTGCTACTGCTGCAGTCCCAGCTGGAGCAGCTGCAGGAAGAGAACTTCAG gctggaGAGCGGCAGGGAGGACGAGCGCGTGCGCTGTGCTGAGCTGGAACGGGAGGTCGCCGAGCTGCAGCAGCGGAACCAGGAGCTGACCAGCCTGGCCCAGGAGGCACAGGCCCTGAAGGATGAAATGGATGAACTTCG GCAGTCGTCAGAGCGCGCAGGGCAGCTGGAGGCCACGCTGAGCAGCTGCCGGCGCCGCCTGGGCGAGCTGCGGGAGCTGCGGCGGCAGGTGCGGCAGCTGGAGGAGCGCAACGCCGGCCACGCAGAGCGCACGCGGCAGCTGGAGGAAGAGCTGCGCCGGGCCGGCTCCCTGCGCGCCCAGCTAGAGGCGCAGCGGCGGCAG GTTCAGGAATTGCAGGGCCAGCGGCAGGAGGAGGCCATGAAGGCCGAGAAATGGCTATTCGAGTGCCGCAATCTGGAAGAAAAGTATGAGTTGGTGTCAAAGGAGAAGGAG CGGCTGCTGGCAGAACGGGACTCCCTGCGGGAGGCCAATGAGGAGCTGCGCTGCGCCCAGTTGCAGCCTCGCGGGCTGACCCAAGCCG ACCCTTCACTGGATCCCACCTCACCGGCTGTGGAAAACTTAGCAGCCGAGATCCTACCTGCGGAGCTCAG GGAGACACTCCTACAGCTTCAGCTGGAGAACAAGCGCCTGTGCCAGCAGGAGGCGGCCGACCGGGAACGGCAGGAGGAGCTGCAGCGCCACCTGGAGGAGGCCAACCGCGCGCGCCACGGCCTGGAGATGCAGCACCG GCTGAACCAGCAGCAGCTGTCGGAGCTGCGGGCCCAGGTGGAGGACCTGCAGAAGGCCCTGCAGGAGCAGGGGGGCAAGACTGAAGAT TCAACCCTGCTGAAGAGGAAGCTGGAGGAGCATCT GCAGAAGCTGCATGAGGCAGATCTGGAGCTGCAGCGGAAGCGCGAGTACATCGAGGAGCTAGAGCCCCCTGCCGATAGCAGCA CAGCCCGGCGTATCGAGGAGCTGCAGCACAACCTGCAGAAGAAGGACGCGGACTTGCGGGCCATGGAGGAGCGGTACCGCCGCTACGTGGACAAGGCGCGCACA GTCATACAGACCCTGGAACCCAAGCAGCGGCCACCTGGGGGGGCTCCTCCGGAACTCCACACCCTGAGGACACAGCTTCGAGAGCGGGATGTCCGCATCCGGCACCTGGAGGTGGGTGTCCTTGTCCCTTCTCACTGTCCTCAGCATATCCAGGTCCTTGACTATTGCCTCCTTAGCAGATGGACTTTGAGAAGAGTCGAAGTCAGCGAGAGCAGGAAGAAAAGCTGCTCATCAGTGCCTGGTATAATATG GGCATGGCTCTGCAGCAGCGAGCCGGGGAAGAGCGGGCACCTGCCCATGCCCAGTCATTCCTGGCACAGCAGCGGCTGGCCACCAATGCTCGCCGCGGACCCCTGGGACGCCTAG